One Thiocapsa bogorovii DNA segment encodes these proteins:
- a CDS encoding efflux RND transporter periplasmic adaptor subunit, translating into MFVRILLVLMVLAAVIGALAYVKYSQIQSEIAMFSQPMPAPTVTAVTVETTAWEPTLQAVGTLQAIQGVEVNNEVAGQVTAIEFESGAMVKKGDILVRLADEVDLADLEGLLAAERLAQIKVDRNRSLLKERAVAQGDFDEISAQLDQARAQVKAKQATIQKKTIRAPFDGQLGIRQIDLGQFLAEGSSIVPLQTLDPIYVDFALPERHLGLLKVGQRVQVRVSAHPDRSFDGAIQVISPGIDQGTRNVRVRAGLSNPDLALRPGMFARVATLLPREDAVLTIPREAIAFNTYGDAVFVIREEDGKTLVERRQVRTGAVRGDEIAVLEGLAEGDRVVLSGQVKLGNGQEVRIVDAGIEAPAASPSEPEHTPEPESESESGHGPEDTAT; encoded by the coding sequence ATGTTCGTCCGTATTCTGCTTGTGTTGATGGTGCTGGCCGCAGTGATCGGCGCCCTCGCCTACGTCAAATACAGTCAGATCCAGTCCGAGATCGCCATGTTCTCGCAACCCATGCCGGCGCCGACGGTGACCGCCGTCACGGTCGAGACGACCGCCTGGGAGCCCACACTGCAGGCGGTCGGTACCCTGCAGGCGATCCAAGGCGTCGAGGTCAACAACGAGGTGGCCGGACAGGTCACGGCCATCGAGTTCGAATCGGGTGCAATGGTCAAGAAAGGCGACATCCTGGTCAGGCTGGCCGACGAGGTCGATCTCGCCGACCTGGAGGGATTGCTGGCCGCGGAGCGACTCGCGCAGATCAAGGTCGACCGCAACCGTTCGCTTCTCAAGGAGCGCGCCGTTGCCCAAGGCGACTTCGACGAGATCAGCGCGCAACTCGACCAGGCCCGCGCACAGGTCAAGGCCAAGCAGGCCACGATCCAGAAGAAGACGATCCGCGCGCCCTTCGATGGACAACTCGGCATTCGCCAGATCGACCTCGGGCAGTTCCTCGCAGAAGGATCTTCGATCGTCCCGCTTCAAACCCTGGATCCCATCTATGTCGACTTCGCTCTGCCCGAGCGCCACCTGGGCCTGTTGAAGGTCGGGCAACGGGTGCAGGTGCGCGTCTCCGCCCATCCGGACCGAAGCTTCGACGGAGCCATTCAGGTCATCAGTCCTGGGATCGATCAGGGCACCCGCAATGTTCGTGTCCGTGCGGGCCTGAGCAATCCGGATCTGGCGCTTCGCCCCGGGATGTTTGCTCGGGTCGCGACCCTCTTGCCGCGCGAGGACGCGGTGCTGACCATCCCGCGTGAAGCCATCGCCTTCAATACCTACGGCGACGCGGTCTTCGTCATCCGCGAGGAGGATGGCAAGACCCTCGTCGAGCGTCGCCAAGTCCGCACAGGCGCAGTGCGCGGGGACGAGATCGCGGTGTTGGAGGGGCTCGCCGAGGGCGACCGTGTCGTCTTGTCCGGGCAAGTGAAGCTCGGCAACGGGCAAGAGGTCCGGATCGTCGATGCGGGGATCGAGGCGCCCGCCGCCAGTCCATCCGAGCCCGAGCACACCCCTGAACCCGAGTCCGAGTCCGAATCCGGACACGGCCCCGAGGACACGGCGACATGA